The following are from one region of the Cloacibacterium sp. TD35 genome:
- a CDS encoding endonuclease/exonuclease/phosphatase family protein yields the protein MKTKNISTIVFILFASFLFSQTIDVMSFNIRLASVDDGENHWNIRKDKVKDLISYYEADFVGLQEAQKPQIDYLLDNISAYSFLGKPRTDEADAEYSCIFYLKNKYKVLEQNTFWLSENPEKSGKSWDAAYPRIVTYALFENIKTKKKVWVLNTHFDHVGVIARQKSAEIILEKIKALQKKRNVPVVLTGDFNSLESYSWMKPLFENLQEARSNSITKPYAEKATWNGFKFNEKLTEQIDFIFTSKTNTKVIKYRTITDFYDHKYPSDHFPIVAKIQLK from the coding sequence ATGAAAACAAAAAACATTTCTACCATTGTGTTTATACTTTTTGCATCGTTTTTATTCTCACAAACCATCGATGTAATGAGTTTTAACATCAGATTAGCAAGCGTAGATGATGGCGAAAACCATTGGAACATTAGAAAAGATAAAGTAAAAGACCTTATTTCTTATTACGAAGCAGATTTCGTGGGCTTACAAGAAGCACAGAAGCCTCAGATTGATTATTTATTAGATAACATTTCGGCCTATAGTTTTTTAGGAAAACCCCGAACGGATGAAGCCGATGCGGAATATTCTTGCATTTTTTATCTGAAAAATAAGTATAAAGTTCTGGAACAAAATACGTTTTGGCTTTCAGAAAACCCCGAGAAATCAGGTAAATCATGGGATGCAGCATATCCTAGAATCGTTACGTATGCTCTTTTCGAAAATATAAAAACCAAAAAGAAAGTTTGGGTACTGAATACGCATTTTGACCATGTAGGTGTAATTGCAAGACAGAAATCTGCGGAAATCATTCTAGAAAAAATTAAAGCATTACAGAAGAAAAGAAATGTTCCCGTAGTTCTTACGGGTGATTTTAATTCCTTAGAAAGTTATTCATGGATGAAACCACTTTTTGAAAACTTACAAGAAGCCAGAAGCAATAGCATCACAAAACCTTACGCCGAAAAAGCAACTTGGAATGGTTTTAAATTCAATGAAAAACTTACCGAACAAATAGATTTTATTTTTACTTCAAAAACCAATACGAAAGTTATAAAATACAGAACAATCACAGACTTCTATGACCATAAATATCCGTCTGATCATTTTCCTATTGTAGCAAAAATACAATTGAAATAA